The DNA region GAAGCGATCGAGATCGATATGCAGAACCGCCAGAGCAAGACCGCTGGCCCGGCATTCCGCCGCGCGGTCGTCCAGCATCTTGTCGAGATAACGGCGGTTGGGCAGGCCGGTGAGATAATCGTGCAATGCCAGGTGCTCGATGTTTTCCTTGACGGCTTCGAGTTCGCGGTTGCGGGCTTCCGCCAGTTCCTTGGCGCGCTGCAGCTCGTTGCGAAGCGCGACCTCCTCGGTGACGTCCCAATTGGCGCCGATCAGCTTGCGTTGGCCGTTGCCGTCGACGAAGAAGGCCGAGCGGGCACGGATGATCCGTTCGACGCCGTCGCCGCGGATGATGCGGTATTCCTGCTGAAAGTCGCTGCCGCTTTCGACGCTGCGATCGGCGAGGCCGAGCACGCGCTCACGGTCGTCCGGATGCAGGCTTTTGGCCCAGGCGTCGGCGCCGATCTTGCGCGCCGCACCCTGCAAGCCGTAGATGGCAATCAGGCGATCGTCCCATTCGACGACGTCATTTTCGATATCGGCCTCGAAGACGCCGATGCGGGAAACTTCCAGCGCCAGGTCGAGCCGGCGCGACAGACGCGACAGCGTCTCCTCGGCTTCCTTGCGGGCGGTGATATCTGTATCCGTTCCGACGATGCGCGTCGGGACCCCGTTCTCATCCCATTCGACGCAGGCGCCACGGCAATCGATCCAGACCCAATGGCCGTCCCTGTGGCGTTCACGATATTGGAAGATCTGATAGGCCGGATCGCCGGCATTCTGCCGCTCGATCGCATGAGCAACGAAGTCGCGGTCGTCGGGATGGACGAGTTGCAACCAGGCCTCATAGTCGCCGGCGACGTCCTCGTCCGGCGCCATTCCGCGGATGGTTTTCCACGTCGGCGAATAATATTTCCGGTCGAGACGGTAATTGTGATCCCATACGCCGAGGCCGGAACCAACAAGCGCATGGTTCCAGCGGCTCTCGCGCTCAGCCAGATCGGAATCGTCGGTTGACCCGTTGCCGACGCCGGCCTCAGCCGCTGCGAGATCGCCATGCGGTTCATCGGCCTCCGGGCGGGCTTTCTTCACGGGCATTCTCGCTGATTTCATCTCGGCGCAGTCTGCGGGCTTTCTATTAAGAAAGGCTTAGAAAGCGGTCGCTGAAAAGGCGAAGGCCGGGTTTTCCAAATCAGGCAGAAAGGCGACTGAGGAACTGGGCGAAGACCATTGTTCCTTCGGGCCACGGGCCATGCCCGGAATCAGCATTGATATGCCCCGCCTCGCCGGCATCGACGAGGAAGGAACCCCAACTGCTGGCGATATCGTCAGCATGGTCGTAGCTGCCGAACGGATCGTTGCGGCTGGCGACGGTGATCGAAGGGAAGGGCAGCGGGTCACGCGGATAGGGGCCGAAGGTCATCAGGTGCTTGGGGCGAATGTCTGGATTGGTGACTTCAGGCGGAGCGACAAGGAAAGCGCCTGCCACCCGCTTTCGGAAATGCGGGATGGCATGGATTGCCGAGGGCACGCCGAGCGAATGGGCGACGAGCACGACCGGGCGGGTCGAGGCGTTCACCTCTTCGGCGATGCGGGCGATCCAGTCCTCGCGGACCGGCTTCGTCCATTCGGCCTGTTCGACGCGCCGCGCCGTGCTGAGCTTCGCCTGCCAGCGGCTCTGCCAATGGCTGGGGCCGGAATTGGTGTAGCCGGGGATGATGAGAATATCTGCGTCTGAGGCTTTCATAGTGCCGCCGATGTGAGAAGGCTTGACCAAGATGTCAAGAGGGGGCGGCAAGGGAGCGACACGGGCGCTGAAGTTTGTTATGTTGCTCCAGTGCCGGTTGCGGATTTCGTATCGGCTTATCCGCCGATGCATGTCCGCGGCCGACCAAGTCTCGGCTGAGGAGGAGAAAGCCATGGCGGCATTTCATGTCATGACGGGTGCCAGCGAAAATTTTGTTTGGCCCGTGGTCAACCGCATCGGCATCGCCGATGTTTTCGATGCGCTGAAGCGCGGGCTCGACGATTTCAGTGAAAAGCCTTCGCACTACGTGTTCCTGTGCCTGATGTATCCGATCGCCGGCATCTTCCTGACGCTGTGGACCTCCGGCGCCAACCTTCTGCCGATGGTCTTTCCGCTGATGTCCGGCTTCGTGCTGATCGGTCCGATCGCGGCGATCGGCCTATATGAGATCAGCCGCCGCCGGGAGGAAGGCCTCGACACCTCATGGACGCATGCGCTCGAGGTGCGCCGTTCGCCGGCGCTGCCGTCGATCATCGCGGTCGGGCTGATGCTCTTTGGCCTGTTCGTCGTGTGGCTTGTGACGGCGCAGACGCTGTACACCAATCTTCTTGGCGACGTGTTTCCGCGCACCATGGCGGATTTCAGCCGCCAGGTCTTCGGCACGGCCGAGGGCCTGCAACTGATCATCTGGGGCAATCTCATCGGTTTTGTCTTCGCGCTTGTTGTGCTGGCCATATCGGTCATCACCTTTCCGCTTCTGCTCGATCGTGACGTCGGAGCGGTTGCCGCCGTCGTGACCTCGATCCGCGCGACGATCGCCAATCCGGTGCCGGTACTGCTCTGGGGCCTGATCGTCGCCGCACTTCTCGTCATCGGCACGATCCCGGTCTTTGCCGGGCTCGCGCTCGTCATCCCGATCCTCGGCCATGCGACCTGGCATCTCTACCGCAAGCTGGTCGCTCGCGAAGCCGTATGATCACGGCTTCTCCCGGGACCTCAGCCCAGACCGGGGTCCCGGGGGAACATACGAACCTGCCACTGCGTTTTTAGCATGGACTTCGATTTCAGAGGTGACGATGAAGCATCTGTTCGCCCGCTTCGCAACCAAGATATCGGAATGGGCGGGTAAGCCCGTCATCTTCATCCTGGCCCTGAGCGTCGTCATCATCTGGGCCGTGCTCGGCCCCTTCTTCAACTATTCGGAAACCTGGCAGCTCATCATCAACACGGGCACGACGATCATCACCTTCCTGATGGTCTTCGTGCTGCAGAACGCCCAGACGCGCGACACCCGGGCGATCCAGGCCAAGCTCAACGAAATCATTCTGACAAGCCATGCGGAGAACCGCTTCATCGGCATCGAAAATCTCGACGAGGAAGAGCTGAAACATCTGGACGAACTGGTCGCCAAGGCGGCCAAGGGACGGGGGCAGACGGAGGCCTGCCAAACGACCGAGATCGCGCAAGCGATGCCGCCGCCGAAAAAAGCGCAGGCGCGCAAACGCTCTGCCAATGCCAAAGCATTGAAGCAGAAACAACGGCCACTTGAGAAAAGCTGACCATCATCCATTCTGCAATCACAAAAATAACAAGGCACAATTGAAAACGACGCCCTGAAGGACCGTCAGTTTGTTGGAAAAATCTCCTCAGTCATGCTCGGCCTTGCGCCGAGCATCTTACCTCTGCAATTTCCTAACGGGAATTTCAGCCACTTATTGGGTCAGCGCAGTTCCTCGGCACAAGGCCGAGGATGACGTCGCGAGTCTCGCAGTGGTTTGTCAACAGCCTGACGACGCCTGAAAGACGCCGTCATATCGTTGCAGCCCACTCAAGCGTTGCCGAAGACGCGGCGGAAGATCGTATCGACATGCTTGGTGTGATACCCAAGGTCGAACTTCTCCCGAATATCCTCTTCGGACAACGCAGCCCTGACCTCGGCATCAGCCAGCAGCTCTTCCAGGAAATCCTTGCCCTGTTCCCAGACCTTCATGGCGTTGCGCTGGACGAGGCGGTAAGCATCCTCGCGGGAAACACCGGCCTGGGTCAGTGCAAGGAGAACACGCTGGGAGTGGACGAGGCCGCGGAACTTGTTGAGGTTCTTCTCCATGTTCTCCGGGTAGACCAGCAGCTTTTCGACGACGCCGGCGAGGCGGGAGAGGGCGAAGTCGAGGGTGACCGTCGCGTCGGGACCGATCATGCGTTCGACCGAGGAATGGGAGATATCGCGCTCGTGCCAGAGGGCGACGTTTTCCATGGCCGGCACGGCGTAGGACCGGACCATGCGGGCGAGGCCGGTGAGGTTTTCGGTTAGCACCGGGTTACGCTTGTGCGGCATCGCCGAGGAGCCCTTCTGGCCGGGCGAGAAGTATTCCTCGGCCTCCAGCACCTCGGTGCGCTGCAGGTGGCGGATCTCGGTCGCCAGACGCTCGATCGAGGAGGCGACGACGCCGAGGGTGGCGAAATACATGGCGTGGCGGTCGCGCGGGATGACCTGGGTCGACACCGGCTCGGCCTTCAGGCCGAGCGCTTCGGCGACATGTTCCTCGACGCGCGGATCGATGTTGGCGAAGGTGCCGACGGCGCCCGAGATGGCGCAGGTCGCGACTTCCTCGCGGGCGGCGACGAGGCGCTGGCGGCAGCGCTCGAATTCGGCATAGGCAAGCGCTAGCTTGACGCCGAAGGTGGTCGGCTCGGCATGGATGCCGTGCGAGCGGCCGATAGTGACCGTGTCCTTGTGTTCGAAGGCCCGGGTTTTCAGCGCTGCGAGCAGCCGGTCGAGATCGGAGATAAGGATGTCGGTGGCACGCACCAGCTGGACGTTGAAGCAGGTGTCGAGCACGTCGGACGAGGTCATGCCCTGGTGGACGAAGCGCGCATCCGGGCCGACGATCTCGGCGAGGTGGGTGAGGAAGGCGATGACGTCATGCTTGGTGACGGCCTCGATCTCGTCGATGCGGGCGACGTCGAAGGTGGCCGCGCCGCCTTTTTCCCAGATGGTCCTTGCCGCCGATTTCGGGATGACGCCGAGTTCGGCTAGCGCGTCGCAGGCATGCGCCTCGATCTCGAACCAGATGCGGAACTTGGTTTCGGGAGACCAGATGGCGACCATTTCGGGCCGGGAGTAACGCGGGATCATGGGCGGCTGCCTTCACTTCGAGAGGTTTGAACGTCTAAGACGCAATTCCCGGCAAAACCGCTTCGCGCTTTGCCTGGCAAAACCGCTGGGCACTTTTGCTGAAATTGCTGCATCGAGCTAGCGCCCCTTTAGCAAAGACGGGCGGTAATCTCAACGCATGCGTTTGGCGAGATGATAGCTGCTGACGACAAGGCAGGCGAGGCCGAGCGGCAGGAAAAGGCGAAGGCCGATCACCAGGAACTGGTAGACGGCACTGATGCCGGTGAAGACGAACTGGAAGGCCCAGGCGATGCTGCCGAAGGGCGCGTGCCAGCGCGAATAGAAGATCCGGTATTCCATGGCGAACAGGAAGGCGGTCATCAGGATCGTGGCTGCCGTCAGCGTCACGAAAAAGGCGGCGAAGCGCGCTTCCGGTGGCCTGTTAAAGGCACAAAAGCGAGCGACCGGCAGGGCGAAGGGCCAGGAGAGCAGGCCGCCGAGAAAATAGAGTGCCGCCACCTCGGCGAGCCGGCTCGTCTCGAGGCCGTTGCGGAGGTAAAGGCCGAGCATGGCGGCGGCCAGCATCTGCACGCCCCAGAGCAATGCGCCGGCAAAGAGATCGGAGGAGGGCGGCTTTGCCGCCCTTAGACGATCCATCCTGGGGCGATCCATACTCAGGGATGGACCGGAACGGCGATCCAGCGTCCGTTCCTTTCAGCATCGAAGGCGAGGACCAGCGCAATGTGAATTTGATTTCCGCCTTCCGGCTGGTAGACCACCGCGCCGCCGATCCTGAATTCGACCGAGCATGTCCGCTCGGCTGGAACAATCGTTGCCTGCCGCGCTGCCTGACGGTTCGGGACACCTTCCTTCTCGATCATCTGCAGGCTGAAACCAAGGACCCGCTTGTCGACTGTCGCGCATTCCTTCGGCGTCGGCACCGGCATCTCGCCGAGTGAGAGCGTATAGGGCGTTTTCGGCGGCCCATCGATTGCGAGTGTGGTGTAGCGAAGCGTCTTCGAGGGCGAGCCGAGCTCGGTTGGCGGGTTGAAGGCGGCAATCAGACCCGGATTTGTCAGAAGGTCGTACTTATCCATCTGGCTGCGCGCCGCCGTCAGGTTCTGGCGGCGGGCCTTGGAAAGATTGGCGTTCTTATCCGTCAGTTCGGTACGAAAGGGGGTGCCTTCGAGATATTGGCCGCTGTCGGTATCGATGAAATAGGTTTCCGAATAGGGAGTCTTGCTGTTCTCCTTGATGCCGAATTCCTGAAATGCGAAAACCTTGCCGTCGGCGGAAAAACCGATCGGCTGGATGCTGGCAATGTCTCCGGCCAGTGACAAGCCAGGCAGGCCGGCGACTGCTGCTAGCATGCCGCCAAAGATCAGACGCTTCGTCATGTACGTGCCCCTTCGGCTGCCTGACGCAATTCGGCGACGGTCTTGCGATAGTTGTCGACCGTACCACCCTTGAAAATTGCCGAGCCGGCGACGAGGACGTTGCCGCCGGCGCGCGCGATATCAGGCGCCGTTTCCACGGTGACGCCGCCGTCAACCTCGAGTTCGATCGGCCGGTCACCGATCAGAGACCTTGCCGCGGCGATCTTGGCCGTCATCGCGGGAATGAATTTCTGTCCGCCGAAACCGGGATTGACCGACATGATGAGGATGAGGTCGACGTCGTCGAGCACGTTCTCGATGGCGCTCAGCGGCGTCGCCGGATTGATCGTCACGCCGACCTTCTTACCGAGATTGCGGATCGTCTGCAGCGAGCGGTGCAGATGTGGCCCGGATTCGGCATGGACGGTGATGCGGTCGCAGCCGGCCTTGGCGAAGGCTTCGAGATAGTCATCGACCGGAGAGATCATCAGATGGCAGTCGAAAGTGGCTGGTGTGTAGGAACGCAGCGACTTGATGACATCGGGACCGAAGGAGATGTTCGGCACGAAATGTCCATCCATCACGTCGAGGTGGATCCAGTCGGCGCCGGCGGCCGTGACGTCGCGCACCTCCTCGCCGAGCCTGGCGAAATCCGCCGCGAGGATCGAAGGGGCAATGCGAATGGGCAGCTTCATCAAGTCTTACTCCCGTAGGGGCGCCATCTGCGCACGGCGCCGGAATTCAGTGCTGGCGGCCGCTCATTGCGTCGGCGCAGCAGGTGGAAAAAAGCCATTGCCCCGCCATTCAAGCAGGCGGTAGGGGTTTTGCGAAAGTTCATGCGCGCCGGTGAAGGCGACGGCGCCGATCGGTGTCTGGAAAGTAGCGCCGACAAGGGTTTCCCGCGGCGGCTTGCCGGCGGCAGCGGCGGCTTCGGCCGCCCGACCGGCAATCAGCGCGGCCGCCAGGGATGGCAGGACATAACCTTCCGGCTCGGTGCCCTTGGCGCGCAGCGCGTCGGCCGCCGGCGCGCCTTCGGGCGAAAGCGCATATTCGGGTAGGGCGACCGCACGCACGCCGGGAGTGAGAGGCAGCGGCTGATCGGCGGCGCGCATGGCATCGCCGCCGAGGATCGACAGCGGAATGTTTTCCGCCTTGGCGTCGCGGGCGATGACGGCGACATCGTTGCGATCGCCGCCGACGAAGACCCTGGTGGCGCCGGCCCGTTTCAGTCGGCGCACGAGGGCGATCTGCTGCTCCTGTCCCGGCCGGTAGGTATCGGTGAAAACCGGCTTCAGGCCGTTCTGCTCGAGCGCATTGCGCACGGCTTCCGTCAGTTCGCGGCCATGAATGGTGCCGTCCTCGATCAGCGCGATCGGGTCGGCGGCCCAGTCCTTGAGGATCACCTCGATGATCTTTGCCGCCTCAGTGCCATCGGCAGGTGCCAAGCGGAAGAGCGGCCAGCCGTTTTTCAGCGCATCCTCCATCAGGATGCGCGAACGCGCCGAAACGGTGATCGCCGGAATATTGGCGTCCTTCAGCTTCGGCAGTGCGCCCTCCAGCGTCTCACTGCAGAGAAAACCGACGGCAATCTGCACCCTGGCACTGACGAGCGCATCGGCAACCGCCGCGCCGCTATTGTCCTCGCAGGTCTCGTTGACGGCGACGAGCGTATTGCCGGATTGCTGGATCTCGAAACCGGCGCCGGCGGCGATCTGCGCGCCTAGCAGGCCGAGCGGCCCGCCCTGCGGGGCGACGACGCCGATCGTCACGCCGGCCGCATGGCCTTGCGCCGCCGTTCCGAGCAGCGTCAGAAAGGCTGCTATGCCACGCAGGTTGATCATGAAAGGCGAAGATCCCTAGCCATCGTCCATGCCCTTTTATCCGCAAGGCCGCAATCGTCAAAGAAAAACAAGCGGAACCCAGCGCTTTTCACCGGTCCTATTGTAGAAAAGGTAACCGATGCTCGCCATATTGGCGCGATAAAGCGCATGGCGATCTTTCAGATTCGCTCCTCGAGCTTTACGTCTTTGTTTTTACGCATGTCGTTGTCGCAAAACCGCCGCACGCTTTTCGGCGATATGCTCTAGCAAGATGATCCAGGCAGATGAACGTGCATGGGAGAAGCAGGTGTTGAACAGACAGCATATCGATCCCGGCCTTTATCGCGATGCCATGAGCCGTTATGCCGGTCATGTGCAGCTCGTGACGACGGCGATGGAAGGTCTGCGCCGCGGCGTCACCATCACTGCCGCCTGCTCGGTCTCGGACAATCCGGCTTCGGTGCTGATCTGCCTCAACAACACCAATCCGAAAAACGAGATCTTTTTCCGCAGCGGCATCTTCGTGCTCAACACGCTCGGCGCCCACCATCAGGCCGTCGCCGACGCTTTCTCCGGGCGCACCGCGATTGCCAATGACGAGCGCTTCGCCAGCGCCCGTTTCGACACGCTCGTCACCGGCGCGCCCGTTCTTGCCGATGCGCTTGCCGCCTTCGATTGCCGGGTGACCGACATCAAGGAAATGCCGACGCACAATGTCATCTTTGGTGAGGTTGCCGCCGTCCGCTTCAGCGAGAAGCACCCGGCGCTCATCTATATGAACCGGGATTATCACACGCTGTAATCCGGCTGGCAGGTATGCGAGGAAACAGAGAATGGATAATGCCGGGATCGAGGAAATGTTTCAGGGGCTCGGCCCCGTCACGATCAAGCGCATGTTTGGCGGCAAGGGCATTTATCATCTCGGGCGCATCGTTGCCGTCGAAGTGCGCGACGAGATGCTGCTGAAAGCCGATGAGACGAGCGCTCCGGAATTTGCTGCCGCCGGCGCCACGCAATGGGCCTATGAAGGCAAGAAGGGCAAGCCGGTGAAAATGCCCTACTGGTCAATCCCCGAAGAAGCCTACGACGATCCCGATCTGATGGCGAAGTGGGTGCGGCTTGCCTATGAGGCGGCGCTTCGCGCCGAAGGTTGAGCGGGCTAGAGCTTTTCCGTGCTCCGGCAGAATGCTTCAATCTAACCCGGAAAGCTCAAGCCTGGCGGCAAGGCAGCGATCGCCGCCTTGGTGAAGGCTGACAGCGGCTCGGGCAAATCAGTCAAGGGAAACCAGCCGAAATCCGAAAGCTTGTCCGGCTCGGTCAATTGCGGCTCGCCATCGACGTCGCGCGCGAGATACAGGATGGAGATCCAGTGCTGGCGGTCGGCATCGATGATTTGTTCGGTCATGCCGATGCGCTCAATCCCGCCGATCGTGAGGCCGGTTTCTTCTTCGGCCTCGCGGCGCGCAGCTTCTTCAGCCGGCTCCATGTGATCGACCTTGCCGCCGACGATGTTCCAGTAGCCGGCTTCAGGCGGGCGTATGCGCCTATAGAGAAGGATCCTGCCCTGGCGCAGAATCACCAAACCTACCCCAAGGCCCGGGAAGTCGACGCCAGGCCTACCCATGGGATGCTCAGACCTTGGCGCTGCCGGCGATCAGCATGAAGGCGGGGATATCGTCGCCGAAACCGACCGGGGTCGGCCCGTCGTCGTGATCGCGATGACGGCGGCGATCGCGGCTGTCGTCATTTGCCGGATAGGGCCGATTGTTGCGCGCATTGTTTTGCGGCTTCTGCTCTGCTTTGCGCTCGTTCTTCACGACTTCGGCCTTTGCTGGTGCTGCTGCGATCACTTGGACGTCACTATCCTGTATGTCGTTATCAGATTTATGACTCGCAGCACTGTGCCTGCCGCGTCCGCGCCCGCGATCCTTGTCGCCACGTTCGCGTCCGTTGCGGCGCGGACGGTCGCTGTCCTTGCCTTCTTCCGCCGGTGGCAGCGAGTTCAGGTCGCCATTCAACCATTCGACATTTTCGCCGATCAGCTTCTCGATCGCGTCGACGAATTTCGTGTCGCGCTTGGTGACGAGAGTGAAGGCGGCACCGGAGCGGCCGGCGCGGCCGGTGCGGCCGATCCGGTGGACATAGTCCTCGGAGTGGATCGGCACGTCGAAATTGAAGACATGGCTGACATCGGGAATGTCGAGACCGCGGGCGGCAACGTCGGAGGCCACCAACAGCTGGAGGTTGCCGTCACGGAAATTCTGCAGCATCGTCGTGCGGGAACGCTGGTCCATGTCGCCATGCAACGCCCCGACGTTGAAGCCGTGGCGTTCGAGCGAACGGAAGAGATCGGCGACATCCTTCTTGCGGTTGCAGAAGATGATGGCGTTCTTGAGCTCAGTCTGTGCACGGACGAGTTCACGCAGAACCGCGCGTTTCTCGTAATCCTTGCTGTGCGAGGCGACGAAGCGCTGCGTCACGGTCTTTGCGGCCGAAGCGGGCTTTGCCACTTCGATGCGCTCCGGGTTCTGCAGGAACCGGTCGGCCAGCTTCTGGATCTCCGGCGGCATGGTCGCCGAGAAGAACAGCGTCTGGCGGGTGAAGGGGATGAGCTTGGCGATGCGCTCGATATCGGGAATGAAGCCCATGTCGAGCATGCGGTCGGCTTCGTCGATGACGAGGATTTCGACGCCGCTCATCAAGAGCTTGCCGCGCTCGAAATGGTCGAGCAGGCGGCCGGGCGTGCAGATCAGAACGTCGGCGCCGCGCTCGAGCTTGCGATCCTGGTCCTCGAAGGAAACGCCGCCGATCAGGAGGGCGACGTTGAGGCGGTGGTTCTTGCCGTATTTCTCGAAATTCTCGGCAACCTGGGCGGCGAGTTCGCGCGTCGGCTCGAGGATCAGCGTGCGGGGCATGCGGGCGCGGGCGCGGCCCTTTTCAAGAAGCGACAGCATCGGCAGGACAAAAGATGCCGTTTTGCCGGTGCCCGTCTGCGCGATGCCGCAAATGTCGCGACGCTCGAGCGCAAAGGGAATAGCCCCCGCCTGGATAGGTGTGGGGATCGTATAGCCCGCGTCTGTGACAGCGGATAGCACTTTTTGGCTCAAGCCAAGGTCAGCGAATGTCGTCAAAGGGAAAACAGTTTCCGTTCCGGTTCGGCCGAGCTCTGAACGAGTCGGCGGGATTGCATGCCGCAATGCAGCGCGACATAGCCCCGAATGGCCGGCAAGTCAAGAAATACAAAGGCCGCACCCCGTGCAGAGTGAAGCTTTGGTTACCAGGCGGGTATTACTTGATATAGGTGGCGAGTTTAAGGCCTGCATTCATGAAATATACTGGATCGACCGCATGGCCGTTCTGGCGCACTTCATAATGCAGATGCGTGCCAGTCGAGCGGCCGGTGCTGCCGGCAAGGCCGATGACGTCGTTGCGGTCGACAGTATCGCCGGCCGTGACCAGGACCTGGGACATGTGGCCGTAACGCGTCGAGATGCCGTTGCCGTGATCGATCTCGACCATATTTCCGTAACCGCCTGTCCAGCCGGCTGATATCACCTTGCCCGGCGCCGTCGGGCGGATCTTTTCGCCCGGCGAAAAGCGGAAGTCTATGCCGGAATGCAGCGCCAGGCGGCCGAGGAAAGGGTCCCGGCGGTTGCCGAAGGGGCTGGTCATTTCCTTGCCGACGGCGGGGTTGCGGAAGGGCAGGGATTCGGCGGTGCTGCGTACAGCTTCGAGCCGTGTCAGTGCGCCGTCGAGAGCGATCAGCGAATTGTTGAAATCGTCATTGCTCTCCGGCTCGACATAGGGGCCGCCGACGGCGCTGTCATCCAAGTCCTGCTTGGCTGCGGTCTCGGGCATGGCGATCTTGAACCGGGTCAGCACGCTCTCGATGGCGTTGGCAGCGTTGCCGGCGTCGCTCGTCAGCTGCTCGACGCGGTTGCGCTGGTCCTGTTCGACATCCTTCAGCGACAGCGTCACCTTGGAGAAGATGCGGTCGGCGCGGTCGCCGACCGTCTCGGTGGCCGGGACGTAGGCGAGGGTCGTATTGTCGGGAGTGGCGTCGGCTGGTGCGCCGCCTGCCAGCTGTTTCTCGATCGCCTCGATGCCGCTTTCGCCGAGCGAAGCGCGCTTGTCCTTGATGGCGGGGGCATAGGATTGCGCAGGCGAAGACGGCGCGCTGTCCTTGTCCGTGAGCCCGGAGCTTTCGGCACGGTCGAGCAGGTTGTCGAGCTTGCCGTGGCGAGAGGTGAGCGCCATCTGCTGCTCCATCAGCTTGTCGACCTTGTCTTCCACCACCTGCTGATCGAGAAGCTGGCGGGAGGTGA from Rhizobium sp. NLR16a includes:
- a CDS encoding M23 family metallopeptidase, which gives rise to MNGGHQHRVFGRRAQEHILILASGDKVRHMTVRPWMAALAFCFVGVFSIGYLLATSYLVLRDDLIGATMARQARMQHDYEDRIAALRAQVDRITSRQLLDQQVVEDKVDKLMEQQMALTSRHGKLDNLLDRAESSGLTDKDSAPSSPAQSYAPAIKDKRASLGESGIEAIEKQLAGGAPADATPDNTTLAYVPATETVGDRADRIFSKVTLSLKDVEQDQRNRVEQLTSDAGNAANAIESVLTRFKIAMPETAAKQDLDDSAVGGPYVEPESNDDFNNSLIALDGALTRLEAVRSTAESLPFRNPAVGKEMTSPFGNRRDPFLGRLALHSGIDFRFSPGEKIRPTAPGKVISAGWTGGYGNMVEIDHGNGISTRYGHMSQVLVTAGDTVDRNDVIGLAGSTGRSTGTHLHYEVRQNGHAVDPVYFMNAGLKLATYIK